The following proteins come from a genomic window of Bartonella apihabitans:
- a CDS encoding phage holin family protein, which yields MWRLIAPLMSGLANGSVKTAVKSTRNQAICYFLIGLSLFFAVIFLCVVAFIALSWIVSPILSATIIFAFWLIVALVVFFIGRAVSAKRRKIYQQQMDDERFNLVAASLVAAVPAILKNKKTLVLAVPLIGLAALMFWNKDKNSKS from the coding sequence ATGTGGCGGCTTATCGCGCCGCTTATGAGCGGTTTGGCAAATGGCAGCGTAAAGACGGCAGTCAAATCAACACGCAATCAGGCAATTTGTTATTTTCTGATTGGATTATCGCTGTTTTTTGCGGTGATATTCTTATGCGTTGTTGCATTCATTGCGCTGAGCTGGATTGTCTCGCCCATCTTATCGGCAACAATTATTTTTGCCTTTTGGCTTATCGTCGCGCTCGTGGTGTTTTTTATCGGCCGCGCCGTTTCGGCAAAGAGACGTAAAATCTATCAGCAACAGATGGACGATGAACGTTTCAATCTGGTCGCTGCTTCTCTGGTTGCCGCTGTTCCGGCCATTTTGAAAAATAAAAAAACGCTTGTGCTTGCGGTTCCTCTCATCGGACTTGCGGCTTTGATGTTCTGGAACAAAGACAAGAACTCCAAGTCCTGA
- a CDS encoding outer membrane protein — MKFCVALVGGAISVLGSMPALAGGIDLDKVPEVAITSETVPFYLKGYVGVSMADADHLDKFPSFGVDSDYHWKNKSDMDEAFLGGVGLGYRMNDIVRLDGTVEYHAKNKISARDQSFSNIRKYEGNVSSIVLMANAYADLVTYHNVTPYIGAGIGASANRMNDFEVDAGSDHYEASSKTNWDIAWAIHAGVGVKLTRNVILDIGYSYSDLGDAKTGDFSKDATLKLDHLTSHDVKVGIRYAFK, encoded by the coding sequence ATGAAATTTTGCGTTGCACTTGTTGGAGGGGCGATATCGGTTCTTGGTTCAATGCCTGCACTCGCCGGGGGTATTGATCTGGACAAGGTGCCGGAAGTTGCCATTACGTCCGAAACAGTTCCTTTTTATCTGAAAGGCTATGTCGGGGTCAGTATGGCAGATGCTGATCATCTCGATAAATTTCCCTCTTTTGGTGTGGATAGCGATTATCACTGGAAAAATAAAAGTGACATGGATGAAGCTTTTCTTGGCGGAGTAGGCTTGGGCTATCGTATGAATGATATTGTCCGTCTTGATGGAACAGTCGAATATCATGCAAAAAATAAAATTAGTGCACGTGATCAAAGTTTTTCAAACATACGGAAATATGAAGGCAATGTTTCGTCAATTGTGCTCATGGCCAATGCTTATGCGGACCTTGTAACCTATCACAATGTCACGCCCTATATCGGGGCAGGAATTGGCGCGAGTGCCAACCGCATGAACGATTTTGAAGTTGATGCCGGCAGTGATCACTACGAGGCCTCGTCAAAAACCAACTGGGATATTGCTTGGGCCATTCATGCAGGCGTTGGTGTCAAACTAACGCGAAATGTTATTCTTGATATCGGATATAGTTACAGCGATCTTGGAGATGCAAAAACCGGCGATTTTTCAAAAGACGCTACGCTCAAGCTTGATCATTTGACATCACACGATGTCAAAGTCGGAATAAGATACGCTTTTAAATAG
- the selA gene encoding L-seryl-tRNA(Sec) selenium transferase, which produces MVADFSLLPPVNAILAEQAAKEAAAKFGHSATVDAIRAALADERILIKAGRTPRTSDVLAMMALERLEVDAQSTMRAVFNLTGTILHTNFGRAQLPEVAIQNAVNAMRNAVSLEYDLESGERGERDDHLRELICELTGAEDATLVNNNAAAVLLVLNTLAGKQGESIISRGELIEIGGAFRMPDIMESAGCKLVEVGTTNRTHLADYEKAINEETALLLKVHTSNYRIEGFSSSVTTKELAALAATKRVPFMEDLGSGTLVNLVTFGLPYEPTVQDVIKAGADIVTFSGDKLLGGVQAGFIIGKQEFIARVNKNPMKRSLRVDKVRLAALEAVLRAYRNEEKRNATIPTLRYLSRNQSDIAHQAADLCAKISDFFQPAYRVEICACNSQVGSGAMPMETLPSYGISISPVDPAVSLTELAYRLRQLPKPVIGRMHANRLVFDLRCLDDTNGFVNNLEKLS; this is translated from the coding sequence ATGGTCGCAGATTTTTCTCTCCTACCTCCGGTCAACGCAATTCTTGCCGAACAAGCGGCAAAAGAAGCGGCGGCCAAATTCGGTCATAGTGCAACGGTCGATGCTATCAGGGCAGCCCTTGCCGACGAGCGCATTCTCATCAAAGCAGGACGCACGCCGCGAACGAGTGATGTGCTGGCAATGATGGCGCTTGAACGGCTGGAGGTGGATGCCCAATCGACCATGCGTGCTGTGTTCAACCTGACCGGTACAATTTTGCACACCAATTTCGGACGTGCACAACTGCCGGAAGTGGCAATCCAGAATGCCGTCAATGCCATGCGCAATGCGGTTTCACTGGAATATGATCTTGAAAGTGGCGAGCGGGGAGAACGCGACGACCATTTACGCGAATTGATTTGCGAGCTTACCGGTGCGGAAGATGCAACCCTTGTCAATAATAATGCGGCAGCCGTTCTTCTGGTGTTGAATACGCTTGCGGGCAAACAGGGTGAAAGCATTATTTCGCGTGGCGAGCTTATTGAAATCGGCGGTGCTTTCCGTATGCCCGACATTATGGAAAGTGCCGGTTGCAAGCTGGTGGAAGTGGGAACAACCAATCGCACCCACCTTGCCGATTATGAAAAAGCCATCAATGAGGAAACCGCACTTTTATTGAAAGTGCACACATCGAACTATCGCATCGAAGGATTTTCTTCGTCAGTCACCACAAAAGAACTCGCGGCATTGGCTGCAACGAAACGAGTACCTTTCATGGAAGATCTTGGTTCGGGAACGCTCGTCAATCTCGTTACTTTCGGGCTTCCTTATGAACCGACTGTTCAGGATGTCATCAAAGCGGGGGCGGATATTGTCACTTTTTCCGGCGATAAATTATTGGGCGGTGTCCAGGCCGGTTTTATTATCGGCAAGCAGGAATTTATTGCGCGGGTCAATAAAAACCCCATGAAACGTTCGTTGCGTGTCGACAAGGTACGTCTTGCCGCTCTGGAAGCGGTTTTGCGCGCCTATCGGAATGAAGAAAAACGGAATGCAACTATTCCGACTTTGCGTTATCTTTCACGCAACCAAAGTGATATTGCCCATCAGGCCGCCGATTTATGCGCAAAAATAAGCGATTTTTTTCAACCGGCTTATCGCGTGGAAATTTGTGCCTGTAATAGTCAGGTCGGCTCGGGCGCAATGCCGATGGAAACTTTGCCAAGCTATGGCATATCGATAAGCCCCGTTGATCCGGCCGTTTCATTGACAGAATTGGCTTATCGTTTGCGCCAATTGCCAAAGCCCGTTATCGGACGCATGCATGCCAACCGGCTGGTTTTTGATTTGCGTTGTCTGGATGATACAAACGGTTTTGTTAACAACCTCGAAAAACTATCATGA
- the tilS gene encoding tRNA lysidine(34) synthetase TilS, which translates to MSIIDFKKLFQPSDFENCKIVIAAVSGGGDSTSLLFLLRDYLKGLENPPELLAVTVDHRLRPESAAEAEEVGKLCDRLHVRHETVCWADAKPQTALSHEARIARYGLLFSVAEKVGASVIMTGHTLNDQAETYEMRLHRGSHRGLACMPRESLLMRKIRLIRPLLGVKRQELREYLRSIKQDWIDDPTNENPHYERVRIRKRLKDEDVDAIAKKVDEAAIFRRTQSKAAADLIGKLDITMQHALCTISAVSEEQLNDPEFPFVMGALASIIGGSQVLASDSQVEFLKTQLMKKRTALYHFTLLGTVIELNGKNIRLWREARNQSASVAGAQSSIIWDGRYRIDNRSDNAVRVNVPSLCDIKSVAREEDINPRSIHFLSLQTALAIFSRSGIDIPALTGKLVHAENLTCKRFMRPFGWLISSDDYPLFKILSRFFEMTLSTSQENDQKAG; encoded by the coding sequence GTGTCAATAATAGATTTCAAAAAACTCTTTCAGCCTTCAGATTTCGAAAACTGTAAAATAGTCATTGCTGCGGTTTCAGGGGGCGGGGATTCAACGTCTCTCCTGTTTCTTCTGCGTGACTATCTGAAAGGTCTTGAAAATCCCCCCGAACTTCTCGCTGTCACAGTCGACCATCGTTTACGGCCTGAATCAGCCGCAGAGGCCGAAGAAGTCGGAAAATTATGTGATCGTCTTCACGTGAGACATGAAACGGTTTGCTGGGCAGATGCAAAACCGCAAACAGCTTTGTCCCATGAAGCGAGAATAGCACGTTATGGCTTGCTTTTTTCTGTTGCTGAAAAAGTCGGGGCGAGTGTCATTATGACCGGTCATACCTTGAATGATCAGGCAGAAACTTACGAAATGCGGTTGCATCGCGGTAGCCATCGCGGCCTTGCCTGTATGCCGCGAGAATCGCTTCTCATGCGTAAAATACGCTTGATCCGGCCTCTCCTCGGAGTGAAACGGCAAGAGTTGCGTGAATATTTGCGCTCCATCAAACAGGATTGGATCGACGACCCGACAAATGAAAATCCGCATTATGAACGGGTACGCATTCGCAAACGCCTCAAAGACGAGGATGTTGATGCCATTGCAAAAAAAGTTGACGAAGCGGCCATTTTCAGGCGCACACAAAGTAAAGCCGCAGCCGATCTCATCGGTAAACTCGACATAACAATGCAACATGCCTTATGTACGATTAGCGCGGTGTCGGAAGAACAGTTGAATGACCCGGAGTTTCCTTTTGTCATGGGGGCTCTCGCTTCCATCATTGGCGGTTCGCAGGTTCTCGCGAGCGATTCGCAGGTCGAGTTTTTGAAAACCCAGCTCATGAAGAAACGGACGGCTCTTTATCATTTTACGTTGCTTGGAACAGTCATTGAGCTCAACGGTAAAAATATCAGATTGTGGCGCGAGGCGAGAAACCAATCAGCAAGTGTTGCCGGTGCCCAATCTTCGATCATTTGGGATGGGCGTTATCGTATTGATAACCGGTCAGACAATGCTGTACGGGTAAATGTTCCCTCTCTTTGCGATATAAAGTCCGTAGCGCGGGAAGAAGATATAAACCCCCGTTCGATCCATTTTCTGTCACTACAGACAGCATTGGCAATTTTCAGCCGGTCGGGAATTGATATTCCGGCTCTTACCGGAAAACTTGTTCATGCCGAAAATCTCACCTGCAAGAGATTCATGCGCCCGTTCGGTTGGCTGATCTCTTCTGATGATTACCCGCTTTTTAAAATATTAAGCCGTTTTTTTGAAATGACATTGTCGACATCGCAAGAAAATGACCAAAAAGCTGGATGA
- the selB gene encoding selenocysteine-specific translation elongation factor, with protein MIIGTAGHIDHGKTALVRALTGIDTDRLPQEKQRGITIELGFAYKTLKNGERIGFVDVPGHEKLIHTMLTGAGSIDYVMLVVAADDGIMPQTREHFEILKLLGLKHGVVVITRIDLVDKERVEALKAELHEFLKGSFLENAPIFPVSSLTGEGIEALREEIENAALHLEKRVSHGRFRHAIDRCFVLSGAGTVVTGTVLSGEASTNDLMVIAPDHLPARLRSIHVQDEVSNKARTGDRAALNIVGDAINKDTVKRGMMVIDPFLDKPSQRFDVRLTILASEPKPMKQWFPVHLHHGSLETNARLVFLSQDTMKAGETAYVQIISDKAVIAASGDRFVIRDTSASRTIGGGIILDPLAPERHRRAPERFKFLAAMENEDHLQALSAILALPPYGIDWLYFCRARNLSQVEADKLLKSGNFVVLEHGQDRFVMEEQQEQRLQKAIVDYLVEFHKNEPDLFGVGLEKLRRDVAREIRAPYFRDLLQNEIDKGRLKIRGAWVGLAGHEAKLSPEDEAIWQRVYEVLKGEERFRPPRTRDFAQELGIDENHMRQILKSCARMGRVYEVAQDYFFPREVLAEIVMIMRDIAEKKEKHEFVAADLRDRLNNGRKVSIFLLEFFDRHGVTIRKGDIRRLNPHRLDLFADS; from the coding sequence ATGATTATTGGTACAGCCGGTCATATTGACCATGGAAAAACGGCTCTCGTCAGAGCATTGACAGGCATTGATACAGATCGTCTGCCGCAGGAAAAGCAACGTGGTATCACGATTGAGCTGGGTTTTGCCTATAAGACTTTGAAAAATGGCGAGCGTATCGGTTTTGTTGATGTGCCGGGACACGAAAAACTCATCCATACCATGCTGACAGGTGCCGGTAGCATTGACTATGTCATGCTGGTTGTGGCTGCCGATGACGGCATTATGCCGCAAACGCGCGAGCATTTCGAAATATTGAAGCTTCTGGGGTTAAAACACGGGGTTGTCGTCATCACCCGCATCGACCTTGTCGATAAAGAGCGTGTTGAAGCATTGAAAGCGGAATTACATGAATTTCTCAAAGGTTCATTTCTGGAAAATGCACCGATTTTCCCTGTGTCGTCATTGACAGGCGAGGGAATAGAAGCCCTTCGGGAAGAGATAGAAAACGCTGCTTTGCATTTGGAAAAACGTGTTTCCCATGGGCGGTTCCGCCATGCAATCGACCGCTGTTTTGTGCTTTCCGGTGCTGGCACCGTGGTGACGGGAACTGTACTTTCTGGCGAAGCATCCACCAATGATCTTATGGTGATTGCCCCTGATCATCTACCAGCACGGTTACGGTCTATCCATGTACAGGATGAGGTTTCTAATAAAGCAAGAACGGGCGACAGGGCGGCACTCAATATTGTTGGCGACGCAATCAACAAGGACACAGTCAAACGGGGTATGATGGTCATTGACCCGTTTCTTGATAAGCCAAGTCAAAGGTTCGATGTTCGTCTGACAATTCTTGCCTCCGAACCGAAACCTATGAAACAATGGTTTCCTGTTCACTTGCACCATGGTTCTTTGGAAACCAATGCCCGCCTTGTATTTTTGTCGCAGGACACAATGAAGGCCGGTGAAACCGCTTATGTCCAGATTATTTCCGATAAAGCTGTGATTGCGGCAAGTGGCGACCGCTTTGTCATTCGTGATACCTCGGCAAGCCGTACAATTGGCGGTGGTATTATTCTTGATCCGCTAGCACCGGAAAGGCACCGCCGCGCGCCGGAGCGTTTCAAATTTCTTGCCGCAATGGAAAATGAAGATCATCTTCAAGCTTTGTCGGCAATTCTGGCATTGCCACCTTATGGCATTGACTGGCTTTATTTTTGCCGTGCGCGTAATTTATCCCAAGTCGAGGCGGACAAACTCCTTAAGAGCGGAAATTTCGTTGTTCTTGAACATGGTCAAGACCGGTTTGTTATGGAAGAACAACAAGAACAGCGCTTGCAAAAGGCAATTGTCGATTATCTTGTGGAATTTCATAAAAACGAGCCTGATCTTTTCGGTGTTGGCCTTGAAAAGCTGCGTCGTGACGTTGCCCGCGAAATTCGTGCCCCTTATTTTCGTGATTTGTTACAAAACGAAATTGATAAAGGCCGGTTGAAAATTCGCGGCGCATGGGTGGGACTTGCCGGTCATGAAGCCAAATTATCGCCCGAAGATGAAGCAATCTGGCAACGTGTCTATGAAGTTTTGAAGGGTGAAGAACGTTTTCGCCCGCCGCGCACACGCGATTTTGCGCAAGAACTGGGAATTGACGAAAACCATATGCGGCAAATTCTGAAGTCGTGTGCACGGATGGGGCGTGTTTATGAAGTGGCGCAAGACTATTTCTTCCCGCGCGAAGTGCTGGCAGAAATTGTTATGATTATGCGGGACATTGCCGAAAAAAAGGAAAAGCACGAATTTGTCGCAGCCGATTTGCGTGACCGTTTGAATAATGGCCGTAAGGTTTCCATTTTTCTGCTGGAATTTTTTGATCGCCATGGCGTCACAATCAGGAAGGGCGATATCAGGAGACTAAATCCGCATCGGCTTGACCTGTTTGCCGATAGTTAG
- the exbD gene encoding TonB system transport protein ExbD, with product MATKLADLDNEELDVSHEINVTPFIDVILVLLIIFMVAAPLATSDIPVQLPTSSTPAQPKPDKPVYVTLQQDKSLYIGDEKASLENLKGTLDRLTSNNHEEKIFIRGDAGVEYSGIIALLNELRAAGYTKIGLVGLEKAPAAK from the coding sequence ATGGCTACCAAGCTTGCAGATCTTGACAATGAAGAACTTGATGTCAGCCACGAAATCAATGTAACGCCGTTCATTGATGTTATTCTGGTTTTGCTCATCATTTTTATGGTTGCCGCACCTTTGGCAACCAGTGATATTCCGGTGCAACTGCCGACATCGTCGACACCTGCACAACCAAAGCCCGATAAACCGGTCTATGTAACATTGCAGCAGGATAAATCACTTTATATAGGTGACGAAAAAGCCTCACTGGAAAATCTTAAAGGAACTCTTGATCGGCTTACCTCGAACAATCATGAAGAAAAAATCTTTATTCGTGGTGATGCAGGCGTGGAATATAGCGGCATTATTGCGCTTCTGAATGAATTGCGCGCGGCAGGCTACACGAAAATAGGCCTTGTCGGTTTGGAAAAAGCTCCGGCTGCCAAATAG
- a CDS encoding DUF4167 domain-containing protein, with protein sequence MRPQQNRRIRGRNNNNNRRGPNPLSRNYESNGPDVKIRGNAQHIADKYTALARDAQAAGDRVMAENYLQHAEHYVRIILAAQAQMPQPIQREELIDDEEDDENTPIASLEMGEEHEAAGSGPQPEIQGVPAEVALAEDTGEVGKVVELKKPRRAPRRRSTPVSRSDAGENEAEEQAKEKAEAAEEAVEKAEKPAETEEVVEKKPRRRRTTKPKVVKAEEEA encoded by the coding sequence ATGAGGCCACAACAAAATAGGCGCATCCGTGGACGCAACAATAATAATAACAGGCGCGGTCCAAACCCTCTTTCACGCAATTATGAAAGCAACGGTCCGGATGTAAAAATTCGTGGTAATGCACAACATATAGCAGATAAATACACAGCTTTGGCACGGGATGCCCAAGCTGCCGGTGACAGGGTGATGGCAGAAAACTACCTCCAACATGCCGAACACTATGTCCGTATCATTCTGGCAGCCCAGGCACAAATGCCGCAACCGATCCAGCGTGAAGAACTCATTGATGATGAAGAGGATGACGAAAACACTCCTATTGCATCATTGGAAATGGGTGAAGAGCACGAAGCGGCCGGAAGCGGTCCGCAACCGGAAATTCAAGGGGTACCGGCGGAAGTTGCTCTTGCCGAGGATACCGGCGAAGTAGGTAAAGTCGTCGAGCTCAAGAAACCCCGTCGCGCACCGCGTCGTCGGAGCACTCCGGTAAGTCGTTCTGATGCCGGTGAAAACGAAGCCGAAGAGCAAGCAAAAGAAAAAGCGGAAGCCGCTGAAGAAGCGGTTGAAAAGGCGGAAAAGCCTGCTGAAACCGAAGAGGTTGTTGAAAAGAAACCGCGTCGCAGACGCACAACAAAACCGAAAGTGGTCAAGGCTGAAGAAGAAGCCTGA
- the exbB gene encoding tonB-system energizer ExbB: protein MMRYLTRLVTAGAFLCLAGGYASAQTETPQPTGSQVLQAGEKALQTGENAVQAGENAVKAGEQALQSAASETANTAKAAADTANQAADHFMASIPHDLSPIGMFLNADWVVKVVMVGLALASVLTWVIFIVKLTEVSIVKRRAKATLLEVYRAQNLSELALTVKKQKGVCPVLVQAAQDEVQASIAVVDSVGTEGLKERLSSVLSRLISASGRHVAFGTGILATIGAIGPFVGLFGTVWGIMNSFIGISQAQTTNLAVVAPGIAEALLATAIGLVAAVPAVIIYNVFARLITGYRQQLIDVSAGIERLVSRDLDFRKVKIEAAKRPNLSIAAE from the coding sequence ATGATGAGATATTTGACAAGGCTTGTAACTGCTGGCGCATTTCTATGCCTGGCTGGTGGCTATGCATCGGCACAGACCGAGACACCGCAACCGACCGGAAGTCAGGTGTTGCAAGCTGGCGAAAAAGCATTACAAACCGGTGAAAATGCTGTTCAGGCCGGTGAAAATGCTGTGAAGGCAGGTGAACAGGCTTTACAATCAGCCGCCTCGGAAACTGCAAACACAGCGAAAGCTGCTGCCGACACGGCCAATCAGGCTGCCGATCATTTTATGGCCTCCATCCCGCATGACTTATCGCCGATAGGAATGTTCCTGAACGCGGACTGGGTGGTTAAAGTTGTTATGGTCGGGCTTGCGCTCGCATCGGTTTTGACATGGGTTATCTTTATTGTGAAACTGACAGAAGTTTCTATTGTGAAACGTCGTGCGAAAGCAACGCTGCTCGAAGTTTACCGTGCCCAGAATCTTTCCGAACTCGCTTTGACTGTTAAAAAACAAAAGGGTGTTTGTCCTGTTCTGGTTCAGGCGGCACAAGACGAAGTGCAAGCTTCCATTGCAGTGGTTGATAGTGTCGGGACAGAAGGCTTGAAAGAAAGATTGAGCTCTGTCCTTTCACGCCTTATTTCTGCTTCCGGTCGCCATGTAGCCTTCGGAACAGGTATTCTGGCAACAATTGGTGCCATTGGTCCGTTTGTCGGGCTTTTCGGAACTGTATGGGGCATTATGAACTCGTTCATCGGCATTTCTCAAGCGCAAACAACCAATCTTGCCGTTGTTGCTCCCGGTATTGCCGAAGCGCTTCTTGCAACTGCTATCGGCCTTGTTGCCGCCGTACCGGCTGTGATCATCTATAACGTCTTTGCCCGTTTGATTACCGGCTATCGTCAACAACTCATCGATGTTTCAGCCGGAATTGAACGTCTGGTCAGTCGTGATCTCGACTTCCGTAAAGTCAAGATCGAAGCAGCCAAGCGGCCTAATTTGTCGATCGCAGCGGAGTAG
- the glmM gene encoding phosphoglucosamine mutase, translating to MAFKYFGTDGIRGKANTFPMTADVAMKVGMAVGILFRSQGRPGRVVIGKDTRLSGYMLENAMVAGFTASGMEVFLLGPIPTPAVAMLCRSLRADVGVMISASHNPFFDNGIKLFGPDGFKLSDEIELKIEKLIETDMTNQLAGQSQIGRAKRVEGDIYRYIEFAKRTLPRDVRLDGMRIVVDCANGAAYKAAPLALWELGAEVVTLSDKPTGTNINEECGSTHPIALMRKVHEVRADAGIALDGDGDRVVMVDETGAIIDGDQLMAVVAERWLENGLLRGGGIVATVMSNLGLERFLAQKGLTMARTKVGDRYVVEYMRQHGFNVGGEQSGHIVLSDYGTTGDGLVTSLQILGCAKESQKPMSELCHRFEPVPQVLKNVRFSEGKPLEDAHVKDVIKNAEKRLGKNGRLVIRPSGTEPLIRVMAEGDDERLIGNVVDEIVEALKKVRDAV from the coding sequence ATGGCGTTTAAATATTTCGGTACCGATGGAATAAGAGGAAAAGCCAATACATTTCCGATGACCGCAGATGTGGCTATGAAAGTCGGTATGGCGGTAGGTATTCTTTTTCGCAGCCAAGGTCGGCCGGGACGCGTTGTTATCGGTAAAGATACACGCCTGTCAGGTTATATGCTGGAAAATGCAATGGTTGCAGGCTTTACGGCCAGTGGCATGGAAGTATTTCTGTTAGGGCCAATTCCGACACCTGCCGTTGCAATGCTTTGCCGTTCGCTGCGGGCCGATGTTGGCGTTATGATCTCGGCATCACATAATCCTTTTTTCGATAATGGCATAAAATTGTTCGGTCCGGACGGTTTCAAACTTTCCGACGAAATCGAATTGAAAATCGAAAAACTCATTGAAACCGACATGACAAACCAGCTTGCCGGCCAGTCACAAATCGGTCGGGCAAAGCGTGTTGAAGGTGACATTTATCGTTATATCGAATTTGCCAAACGTACATTGCCGCGCGATGTCCGATTGGACGGTATGCGGATTGTTGTCGATTGTGCCAATGGTGCAGCCTATAAAGCAGCACCACTTGCTCTGTGGGAGCTCGGTGCGGAAGTTGTGACACTAAGTGACAAGCCGACAGGCACAAATATCAATGAAGAATGCGGTTCGACCCACCCGATTGCTTTGATGCGGAAGGTTCATGAGGTGAGGGCAGATGCGGGAATCGCACTTGATGGCGATGGTGACCGCGTGGTGATGGTTGATGAAACCGGAGCCATTATCGACGGTGACCAGTTAATGGCGGTTGTCGCCGAACGTTGGCTGGAAAATGGTCTTTTACGGGGTGGCGGCATCGTTGCAACAGTCATGTCCAATCTCGGGCTTGAACGGTTTCTCGCCCAAAAAGGACTGACCATGGCAAGAACCAAGGTTGGTGACCGCTATGTTGTCGAATATATGCGCCAGCATGGGTTCAATGTCGGTGGTGAACAATCGGGTCACATTGTTCTTTCCGACTATGGCACAACAGGAGATGGTCTGGTGACATCTCTGCAAATATTGGGTTGTGCAAAAGAATCACAAAAACCGATGAGCGAATTGTGTCACCGCTTCGAGCCGGTTCCACAAGTTTTGAAAAACGTCCGCTTTTCTGAAGGCAAACCGCTTGAAGATGCTCATGTCAAAGATGTTATCAAAAATGCCGAAAAACGTTTGGGGAAAAACGGTCGACTGGTTATTCGCCCGTCGGGAACCGAACCGCTTATCCGCGTTATGGCGGAAGGGGATGACGAACGTTTGATCGGAAATGTGGTTGACGAGATTGTCGAGGCGCTCAAAAAAGTAAGAGACGCCGTTTAA
- the selD gene encoding selenide, water dikinase SelD has protein sequence MTPFRLTSLAHGGGCGCKLAPSVLQKMLKNQPEYGPFEHLLVGTETSDDAAVYELDDGTCVIATTDFFMPMVDDPVTFGQIAATNAISDVYAMGGKPIMSLAILGMPVDKIDPAIVGEILKGGRQKAAEAGIAVAGGHSIDNPEPVYGLAVIGICKKSEIKLNARAHAGDKLVLMKGIGVGVYSHAFKTGKLSDEAYQEMIASMTLLNKIGTELGHNPDVHALTDVTGFGVLGHSLEMAQGSNVEIVINYSKIPFLKQAEALAKDGCFTGASRRNWDSYGEHIVLPQNYPDYKRFLLTDPQTSGGLLVSISPEKAQSLVAYGKSKGYPLSTIIGEVRAGTPQVVIEE, from the coding sequence ATGACACCCTTCCGTTTGACAAGTCTTGCTCACGGTGGGGGTTGCGGTTGTAAACTGGCACCCTCCGTTTTGCAGAAAATGCTAAAAAACCAGCCGGAATATGGACCATTTGAACATCTGTTGGTGGGAACCGAAACAAGTGATGATGCTGCCGTTTATGAACTTGACGATGGCACTTGTGTCATCGCTACGACAGACTTTTTCATGCCGATGGTGGATGATCCCGTCACATTTGGCCAAATTGCCGCAACCAATGCTATTTCCGATGTTTATGCTATGGGCGGAAAACCGATTATGTCGCTTGCAATTCTCGGTATGCCGGTTGACAAAATTGATCCGGCAATTGTCGGGGAGATTTTAAAAGGTGGGCGGCAAAAAGCCGCAGAAGCCGGCATTGCTGTAGCCGGTGGCCATTCGATCGACAATCCCGAGCCGGTCTATGGTTTGGCAGTTATCGGCATTTGCAAAAAAAGCGAAATCAAATTGAATGCCCGTGCCCATGCCGGTGACAAACTCGTTCTCATGAAAGGTATCGGCGTTGGCGTTTATTCGCATGCATTCAAAACCGGAAAGCTTTCCGATGAAGCCTATCAGGAAATGATTGCATCCATGACGCTTCTCAACAAAATCGGCACCGAGCTTGGACATAACCCCGATGTTCACGCACTAACCGATGTGACCGGCTTCGGAGTTCTGGGGCACAGCCTTGAAATGGCACAAGGTTCCAATGTCGAGATTGTCATAAATTATTCAAAGATCCCGTTTCTGAAGCAAGCCGAGGCACTCGCAAAAGACGGTTGCTTTACCGGTGCTTCGCGCCGTAATTGGGATAGCTATGGCGAACATATTGTATTGCCGCAAAATTATCCCGATTATAAACGCTTTCTACTAACTGATCCGCAAACGTCCGGTGGCCTTCTTGTATCGATTTCACCGGAGAAAGCCCAATCACTCGTCGCTTATGGAAAAAGCAAGGGCTATCCACTTTCTACCATTATTGGCGAAGTGCGCGCAGGCACTCCGCAAGTCGTTATTGAAGAGTGA
- a CDS encoding YqjD family protein: MPKENATPTEKSLQEQFEQLKKEVSNIHSTLNDLGSEKLTAAKGKAEKLYASAKENGEEAISQAKEKIDDVQSQLCNCIREKPVASLVAAAGVGFVLALLMRR, translated from the coding sequence ATGCCAAAAGAAAATGCAACGCCAACCGAAAAAAGTCTTCAGGAACAATTCGAACAACTCAAGAAAGAAGTGTCCAATATCCATTCGACACTCAATGATCTTGGCTCCGAAAAACTGACGGCTGCAAAAGGTAAAGCCGAAAAACTTTATGCTTCAGCCAAAGAAAATGGTGAAGAGGCCATTTCCCAGGCAAAAGAAAAAATTGATGATGTGCAGAGCCAGTTATGCAATTGCATCCGCGAAAAGCCGGTTGCAAGCCTTGTTGCGGCAGCAGGTGTCGGCTTCGTTCTTGCTCTGTTGATGCGGCGTTAA